The window CGCACGGTGTAGGCGGCCATCGTCGCGCCATAGAGCCCGTTTTCTTCCTGGATCGTCGACGTCGCGATCACGCAGGCCTGCAGTTCGTCCCGCCGCGCAGCGATCCGGCGGAGAGCCTCGGCCGCGGCCCAGGTGCCGATGCGATTGTCGCAGCCGCGGGCCGCAATGCGATCGCCGAGCAGCGGCAGCACCCCGGCGGAATACGTGATGGCGTCACCCACGGCAACGACGGCCTCGGCCTCCGCCCGCGAACGCGCGCCGATGTCGATCGTGAGCTCCTCGATGTCGGGCACCTTCTTGCGGTCGTCCGGCTTCTGGAGGTGAATCGCGAGCTGGCCGGTCACCCCGGGCACGCTGCCATTGCGACCGTGCACGATCACGCGCTGCCCGCGAATGAGCGCCGGGTCCACGCCGCCGATGCCCTTGAAGTAGAGGAAGCCGTCGTCGTTGATGTAGCCGACCATGAAGCCCAGCTCGTCCGCGTGGCCCGCAAGGAGGATGCGCGGCGTGCCGGCCGGGTTGAGCGTCGCCCACGCGTTGCCATAGCTGTCGCTCTCGAACGTATCGGCGTGCGGTCGCACGTGATTGGCCCAGACGCGTTGCCCGGCGGCTTCGAATCCGGAGGGCGAAGGGGTTTCCAACAAACGGGTGAGAAAGTCGCGGGCGGGATCGGTCACGGGAAAAAGAGGAGTCGAACTATGAACTCCGAAGGCGATTCCCGGCGCAACCCGAAATCCGTTTGCAGCCACGGACCCACTCGATTAATTTCGGGCCTCTTCCGCGCCGACCCCCTGAGAGAACATCCCCACTGGTTGGGGTCGACGGGGTCGAAAGAACGAGGCTTTCATGGATTTTCGAGACCCCAAGTATTTCATCAATCGCGAGCTGAGCTGGCTGGAATTCAATCAACGCGTGCTCGACCAGGCCCTCGACGAGTCGAACCCCATCCTCGAGCGCCTCAAGTTCCTCTGCATCGTCAGCTCGAACATGGACGAGTTCTTCGAGGTGCGCGTCGCAGGTCTCAAGCAACAGAAACAGACGCACACCCACGAGACCGGCCCGGACGGCCTCTCCGCCACCGAATCGCTTGCCCGTCTCTCCGAACGCGTGCGGCGCATCGTGGAGGACCAGTATCGCTGCTGGCGCGAGCAGCTGCGCCCCGCCCTCGAGGCGCAGCGCATCGCCTTCCACTCCTACAAGGAGCTCTCCGCCGAGGAGCGCGAACACTTCGACAACTTCTTTGCGAAGCAGGTCTACCCCGTGCTCACGCCACTCGCGATCGACCCGGTCCACCCGTTTCCGCAGCTCCTCAACAAGAGCCTCAACGTCATCGTGGAGCTCGAGGGCGACGATCTCGAGACCGACATCGCCGTCGTCCAGGTGCCGCGCATTCTGCCGCGCGTCGTTCCGTTCGCAAAGCACCAGCCCGATGGCGAGGACTACGTCTTTCTCGGCGGCATTATCCAGGCCCACGCCAACAAGCTCTTCAAGGGCGTGAACGTCAAGGGCGCCTACCTCTTCCGCGTCACCCGCAACAGCAATCTCTACTACGACGAGGAAGAAGTGCAGAACCTCCTGCACGCCATCGAAGCCGAATTGCGGAGAGTGAACCGCGGCGCCGCCGTGCGGCTCGAGGTCGAGCACGATTGCCCGAAGCATATCGTCACCCGCCTCACCGAACTCTTCAACCTCACCGCCGAAGACGTCTTCCGCATCGAGGGCCCGCTGAATCTCACGCGGCTCATGCCGCTGGCCCTCCAGATCGATCGGCCAGATCTCCGCTACAAGCGCTTTTCGCCAAATACCGTCGTCTCGCTGGAAGCCGAGGCCGACCTCTTCTTTCACATCCGCAAGGGCGACATCCTCGTCCACCACCCCTACGATAACTTCCAGACCGTCGTCGACTTCCTCGCCCTCGCCGCGGAGGATCCTCACGTCCTCGCGATCAAGCAGACGCTCTACCGCACCAGCTCCGATTCGCCGATCGTCCAGTCGCTCATCGAGGCCGCCCGCAACGGCAAGCAGGTCACCGTCGTCATCGAACTGAAGGCCCGTTTCGACGAGGCCGCGAACATCAAGTGGGCCCGCCAGATGCGCGAAGCCGGCGTCGACGTCGTCTACGGCGTCGCGGGCCTGAAGACCCACGCGAAGGCCGCGCTCGTCGTCCGCAGCGAAGGCGACGGCATCCGTCGCTACGCCCACCTCGGCACCGGCAACTATCACCCCTCCACCGCCCGCATCTACACCGACCTCGGCATCTTCACCTGCCGCGAGGATGTCACCACCGACCTCGCCGAGCTCTTCAACCTGCTCACCGGCGTCTCGAAGTTCTCCGGCATGAACGAGCTGCTCGTCGCGCCCTTCAATCTCCACACGAAGTTCATCGAGATGATCGATCAGGAGACGCGCAACGCCGTCGCCGGCAAGCCTGCGGGCATTTTCGCCAAAGTGAACGCCCTCATCGAGGAAGGCATCATCGAGGCGCTTTACCGCGCCTCCAGCGCCGGCGTGAAAGTGCGCCTGCTCGTCCGCGGCATGTGCG of the Chthoniobacterales bacterium genome contains:
- a CDS encoding M42 family metallopeptidase, translated to MTDPARDFLTRLLETPSPSGFEAAGQRVWANHVRPHADTFESDSYGNAWATLNPAGTPRILLAGHADELGFMVGYINDDGFLYFKGIGGVDPALIRGQRVIVHGRNGSVPGVTGQLAIHLQKPDDRKKVPDIEELTIDIGARSRAEAEAVVAVGDAITYSAGVLPLLGDRIAARGCDNRIGTWAAAEALRRIAARRDELQACVIATSTIQEENGLYGATMAAYTVRPDVALVVDVTHATDTPQASKTKHGDVRLGKGPVISIGSANHPVVNRRLRTVAEKAGIALQAEINPRWTGSDADAVFVTRGGIPTASIGLPNRYMHSPVEVIELSDLDALANLLAAFVLDVQADEKFRVEI
- the ppk1 gene encoding polyphosphate kinase 1, with protein sequence MPTGWGRRGRKNEAFMDFRDPKYFINRELSWLEFNQRVLDQALDESNPILERLKFLCIVSSNMDEFFEVRVAGLKQQKQTHTHETGPDGLSATESLARLSERVRRIVEDQYRCWREQLRPALEAQRIAFHSYKELSAEEREHFDNFFAKQVYPVLTPLAIDPVHPFPQLLNKSLNVIVELEGDDLETDIAVVQVPRILPRVVPFAKHQPDGEDYVFLGGIIQAHANKLFKGVNVKGAYLFRVTRNSNLYYDEEEVQNLLHAIEAELRRVNRGAAVRLEVEHDCPKHIVTRLTELFNLTAEDVFRIEGPLNLTRLMPLALQIDRPDLRYKRFSPNTVVSLEAEADLFFHIRKGDILVHHPYDNFQTVVDFLALAAEDPHVLAIKQTLYRTSSDSPIVQSLIEAARNGKQVTVVIELKARFDEAANIKWARQMREAGVDVVYGVAGLKTHAKAALVVRSEGDGIRRYAHLGTGNYHPSTARIYTDLGIFTCREDVTTDLAELFNLLTGVSKFSGMNELLVAPFNLHTKFIEMIDQETRNAVAGKPAGIFAKVNALIEEGIIEALYRASSAGVKVRLLVRGMCALRPGVKGVSENIEVRSLVGRFLEHSRVFRFENGGEPKLYLGSADWMQRNLMRRVETVFPIVTPGMRDHVEEIIAWFWKDNVKARTMLPDGTYLPRKTKEPAFDAQAEFLAEAQRRRRARRAAME